aaattattcaatttattcgcgaatgatttaccaaaaatcaagtaaaagaattgattcgttcgcgaacgagtcacttatacgaatcaattcgttcgcgaacgagtcacttatacgaatcaattcgttcgcgaacgagtcacttatacgaatcaattcgttcgcaaatgatttaccaaaaattattcaattcgttcgcgaatgatttaccaaaaatcaagtaaatgaatcgattcgttcacggtcgagtcacttatacgaatcaattcgttcgcgaatgattcgccaaaaatcaagtaaatgaatcgatttgttcgcgaacgagtcacttatacgaatcgatttgttcgcgaacgagtcacttatacgaatcaattcgttcgcgaatgattcgccaaaaattattcaatttattcgcgaatgattcatcaaaaatcaagttaatgaatcgattcgttcatgaacgagtcatttatacgaatcaatttgttcgcgtatgagtcatttatacaaatcaattcgttcgcgaacgattcatcaaaaattaagtaaatgaatcaattcgttcgtgaatgatttaccaaaaatcaaacaaatgaatcaatttgttcgcaaacgagtcacttatacaaatcaattcgttcgcaaatgatttaccaaaaattattcaattcgttcgcgaatgattcgccaactACATActagtcaattcgttcgcgaatgatttaccaaaaatcaagtaaatgaatcgtttcgttcgcgaacgagtttcTTATACcgtgtacgaatcaattcgttcgcaaatgattcaccaaaaattattcaatttgcgaatgattcacctattACTATTAatgaattcgttcacgaatgatttaccaaaaatcgagtaaatgaatcgattcgttcgcgaatgagtaacttatacgaatcaattcgttcgcgaatgattcaccaaaaattattcaattcgttctcgaattaATCAGTAACTATTAATAAATTTGTTCGCGGATGGTTCCCCTATATAGAAATCAGTTGATTTGCTCAGTCGCcagtgaatgattcgattcgattcactttgCTTGTAAACAGATTAATTGCTGTacgaatgtttcaaaaaaaagtgaatcaattcgttcataaacgatttttatttgaagaaaagttggtcttctcagtttttttttaaatattttgtatgCTCATTTcttgtttttagttttaaaaatcctacatctttgaaaatttttttacgtcaTTCATTTTCCATTGGTTTCATTGGCCTTACATTGGCCTAGCAAAAAAGTATTCAACATAATAtgtaaagccaaaaaaaaaaaaaaattgacaaaccgTCAAACATCATGTATAGGTATTGCAAAAGAATATTCCAAAAGAGAAGGTACGACGAGTACCCAAGTCGAGctataaatacatacaaaaaaaataaaaataatacttcaCGAAAGGCATTCACACCTCGAAAATTGCGCCTAATTCATCATTCTATCTCGAATGTCAATGAAGCATAAATTTAGAGTGAAACCCGTGACTACTTGCAAAATCACGCGCGACTATTTCTCAGTCCAAAATAAACATCTTTAGAGATTCCCCTTTATATAGTATACGAATTAGAATAATaataaaggagaaaaaaaaagtataggagaAGTGAAACGGATCATCGCCAGGACTGCAGTAACCGAtaattccaatttgatggaaattataCGAAATGATTTTAATGGTATTGTTTACAGTGGGCTTTTGATGTGGCGTTGAAACAGCGACGGCGGCAAGGCGATATAGTTTTAGAGATATCGGTGTTTATTTTGTAGTGGTCGATAGAATGTTGTGTTGGTTGGGTTGCAGTTGTTGTGTAAGTTAAGGCGTGGGTTAGGTATGCTATAGTGTTGTTATAAGATGGTGTTTTTTGCTATAGAGAAATGTTACAAAACATGCACAACACATACGACGAATATTATTTGTATTCTTTTCAAGTTCCTTTATTGATTTGTTGCTGAAAAAAGTGTATATTATACAACggtaaattttctcgaaatacctacctatttgattcCTAAACAACGTAAAACGTTATGGGCCTATATTATAAAGATAATTCGAAACACAACGTTTTGTTTTATAAACGAagcgagaaagaaaaaaatcgagggaaaaaaatggacCAGCTCACCAAAACAGCCGATAGTAtaatgcttgaaaaattcaatcaaccACTTTATCATGTTCGCAGTTCAAAACTGTCTTTTTTTATATCGAAGAAAATAGCAATTACTCTTTTCCATGTGTCATTGAATTGATCATAAATGTGTGTTCATGTGAGCCGCCTTCGcatcatttttcttctttctggTGGTTTTTTTCCTGCGATATAATCTCCACCTTTTACTTCGCTTTGGCAGCAGCTGACGATGGTTCGTGatctgaataaaaaatgatgattgtCGTTTCATTAATCTGGTGACACGACGATTTCTTTCGACATTCCATCAAGCAACCAACTCGGCACGTTtcgaagcaaaaaaattttcccgtTTTATCACGTAATTAGAGCCTTTTTTCTCTCGATAGCGTTGTTATTTTTATACCGTATGAAGTGGGTAGGTGGTTGAAATACGAGACGTGGAAAGAAATTGGGAAAATGTTCGATGTGTTTTGTATATTTGCGTTCACCCTGAAGGTGAATTTAattacgaaatgaaaattttagggGAGATTAAGTTATCGTTGTGTTGTGGAAAATATACTTTGTCGATTAGTACATTGGTGGGGTGTTTAATTTGGGGATATTCGATATGATagattttgttttgttgttagTTGATCATCTGCTGGGCTAAAGTAGCTTTATTCGTGGATATATATCAACAAAAATATTGGATgtagtttgaaattgaataaaattgttctctttttaattttaattgaaagttACTTCGTTAAGCAGGATTGTAGATGGCGTCAATGGCCAGATAATATCAAcagaacataatttttcattttttatttttgagatttaaaaccacattacctacttactcacaTTTTATTTCCCTcaaatttgtatcaaaatttagaggatttaagcccaaaattgggttaaGATTTTTAGGATCgctaaatcatcaaaatgggttataatttcgcgaaaaaatcgaaatttcttatcaaaactacctattgttgaatatttttgaaaaatttctgcccaaaatttcattaatgaaaatttttctttttttactgacatttttacccattttgataggttgcatagcacgatctttttcaaaaatcacaagaaCTGTACCCCAATTCGATCTCAgaaattcttcagaatttttatgaaaacgtgttcattaaaatattcgaatttctcgcaaaattttaagtcattttgataCTTCGAGTGGCTGCTTTAGGTTTAAAATGCTCCAGAAATGcccgaaaatatttttgttgaataatttgaatttcttgtaatATTTCACCCTGTTTTGATTGGTCGTAtgaccctttttcaaaaaattctgaaaattatagccaaattttggatttgaaattcttcaaaactgcccgcattttcgtcaaaatatttgaatttttagctaaattctaacccattttgatatgtcacgtgacacttttttcaggtatctaaaaatcatgacccaatttggggctcaaaatttttcaaaaaagcccaaaaatattctcataaaaatattcaaatttctcgcagtaatttttcatgttttgataGATCATGTGGCATCTTTTTTAAGTATCCTggaaatcatgactcaattttgggctcaaaattctttgaaaatagctcaaaaaacTTTTCTGTTGAAACattagaaattttagcaaaattttaaaccattttgataggtcacatgatacATTTTTCTGATATGGTGAAATCattacccaattttgagctcaaaattattcagaaatgctctaaaaacatttttgtccagatatttgaaattttcgcaataTTTTATCGAGTTTTGATCCAAATAATCCTGGAAATAATTACTTAATTTacgactcaaaattcttctaaaatgctcaaaaaactgcattttcgttgaaatatttggattttaCGTTAAAGTTTagtccattttgataggtcacatgacacttttttcaggTATCCcgaaatcatgacccaattttgggctcaaaattctttaaaaaaccCCAAAATTCTCGCGATAATTCATCACGTTTCAATAGATCACGTggcaccttttttaaaaattctggaaatcaTAACCCAATTATGGgctaaaaattctttgaaaaagttcaaaaaacttttttgttgaaacattagaaattttcgctaaattttaacctattttgataggtcacatgatactttttcaatatGGCGAAACCGTTACCcaattttgaggtcaaaattattcaaaaatgctgaaaaaacatttttgtcaaaatatgtgTCATTTCAAGGTGAAAGGTCCCACTTTGAAATTTGCtacttttcgagaaaaatggatttttgtcAGTTTGGGTCAAAGTGGGACCTTTTGTGTTAAAGTCGTTTATGGGTTGTTGGACATCTCTACTATCATCTCCCAAACTTTCAACTAGCGCCACTAACGGGAAGTGGGTAAACTACAGCCTTAAGGTGAAAAATGCGTACATTTTTCGATGCATTTTTCACCTATTTGCGCGTATGAACATGGTTTTATGCGGCTGTGCACGCATACGTGTACGCGAATACATGTGTATGTGTTCGGCTACTTGTATTCCATTCAAGAACAGGTTTTGGTAAACAGCGATGATAGCCGAGTGGCATCGGAATAGGGCTGTGAAGCGGGAGGTCGGCAGTTCGATCCCCGCACCaggcaaaaaatttttgagatttttttttcgattatatttttttccaagttgtatTTCAcgccgaaaaatatttttttatttcaaaaatgatttttttataatttttgtacttctattttcgatttttcccccagaattttcatttttttcacgttgtttCTTCATTTAAATAGATTTTCCGACGAGTATTGCTCTTTTTAAATATCACCATCGttttcagcatcaaaaaatCTATCATATGAGACATCAAGGAGCGTTCTACGTCATATTATCACAAAATTGTAGTGAAAAACGtttccaaaactttcaaactcgtttttctcaaaacttacTTTTTCAGGTATGACACTTCAAAACGCCGTAGCTCCGTCAAATATCAACGAATTGGTCTCGTTTCGGTCTCATTCGATCAGGAATGTCCCCCCCTATCACCCAGTGGTCATAACTCAAACCCCCAAAATGTGCCAAAGTGGGACCTTTCACCTTGAAATGACACATTTCTTCTGCTCAAATTTGGAAAGGATTAGGGAATCGTGAATAATCATGTGAATTAACGTGTCACAATGCAATATCATTTTACGTACGTAGTACTTGCTCActcaaacttgaagaaaaattgaataaaattattgtatCGTGTTTcgtgtaaaattaaaaacatcgtGTCACCTGACTACAGCACATTTTacttcattaattttgaaaaaatattgaaaaattaaaaaaaaaagaatcgagtCTTGGCAAATTTTGCTTGAATGAGATGAGATGATATTGGAAGTGGAAAAAGTCTTGTGAGTTGTGATGGATTGAATTGAAAGGACGACTTGTTTAGAAAAATAGCCACGAATAATCAAAGTAAAAAACAAGACAAGCTAGATGACAAAAAACCACTGCAAAGTCCTGATGAATTGGTATACTGCGTTCGAATCGAAGTGATTTTTCTATCAACTTGAGTAGTTCCTGTTACTCTCAAAAAAACGTAGCATCTCCTtctccacaatttttttcaaaactgacaaCGACAAGGGTTGTTTTTGTCATGAAGTTGATGAAGTCTGCTACCATTGATTTTTACGTATATCAATATTCAATCCTGCTactcttcaaatgaaaaaaaaatgggaaaaatcatcaatagtatttttaaaaaatttatgaatttcaaattgaatcgttacagcaaaaaaatgtcaatttgtgtGGTGTAGTAGAACTAGAACTAGaaccagaaattttgaatttttcggtaCAAAATGAcgtacaatgttttttttttaaaaaaaaatcatacttcccTTTACCTACTTAAGAACCTACCCATTGGACTTCGCGCTCCACCAACATCGTGATTTTGTAACTATCCAGGAAATATTCCCCTTTTTTTCGTGTAACTCGTTGGCGAAAAATTGCACAAAGGCTTGAAGAGCGGCGAATAACAACGAAAATCCGAGTGAAAACAGTGAggaattttccttttttcttacGACCAAAACAACTTTTGAAGTAAAGTTATCTAAAGTTTTCGAACTTTCTGGTGCTTACTTTCAGTTAAAGTATCTCACTGTAACGTAATATGTTCGCTACGAGTAACGTGTGATCGATTAAATCGACTTTAACCCTTAAAATTAGGATGATAAGTTCAGTGTTGACAATGGAAAATACATTCTCGGATCAGTGAAAGacgtaaaataattaataatcatGGAAATACCAACGAGAGAAGGTAATTAGGCGTAACACCGACTGAAGATCGGTTTATCggtgtttaatttttcattatagtATTAATATCTTATCTtgaaatgtacgagtacgaagTTACCTATGTTGTTTTGGAAGTGGTTCTTCGTTCAGGGATCTTGGGCACTTGAAGCGTGCAGTTAATCGAATGTCACATCGTATCGGTGTGTTTATGgaacaatattttgatttattgcAACATATGTATGTCTCATGTGTGTTTAGAAATTCGCCAAACACATCTGCCTCAAGTGTATCTACGTTACGAGACGACTAAATCGTCAGTTCGTATTCGGTATTGAACTAACAACGATACCTTGCCAGGAAGAAATCGATACTTTTAAAATCCCTGATAAataattcaatgtttttgaaatgataTTAGTAAAGTAATAAAGGTAACGAGACGTTAATTTCAACGTTGATTAGAGTGTCGAGAAAACGATAATGAGGCTTTTTTTCGCATCGTGTTTATCTGGCAGGTTAATTACGTTGtattaattgattttcatgtttattttttcgtttcgcTTTCTACCGGTGGTGATTATCAATACGATGGTGTCATTCGATATGTTTATCTCGTTGTACCTAAAATTGAACGATGTGTTTTGATTCGAGGTCTTACGTTGTTGATGCGCCTAGCTGTACTaatgattttcgttttcgttCGCAGATTTTGGAATGGTGTGGATGGGTGACATGCTGTTGCAAAATGAATCAGGCGATTTAATGATGGAGCAAGCAACAGATGCCGGATTCTTCGTCGACGCGAGTTCCCAATCTTTAGCCGAAGAAGGATGTCGTACGCAGATGGTGAgttataatattgaaaaattacgagaTCACGATGAACGTCGTTATCACCGAGTATTCTTTCAGGGTATGGAAGGATTCATGATGCTGGAAGATTTAGACGATTCACGCTGGTACGTGAATGGAATGCCTGAAGAAATGATGCTCGACGGAGATGCTTCGAATCCTTCGTCCAAGGTTGTAAATACGTCCACGCAAACCGGTATTTCGAACGCTCCTCCAGGATCACGAAAAATTAAACCAGTCAAGCACCCTGGACTCAAACTGCAAACTCCTATCGCTTACCAGAGAGACACAGATCTGAATGTTATTCCTATTCAGAAAGATGGCAGAGGTATAGGCATTCTTCGAATAACAACGTACAAAATTAATTCCAGATGCtcatatcgtatttttttccagctgtttgcaaaaaatgtggCGCTATCGGAGTCAAACACGCGTTCTACACTAGAGAAAGACGCTACTGTAGTTTAGCCTGTGCTCGCGGTTCAGACGATAACGATGCCGGAACTCAGAACGATACTGGAAGCCAAGAAATGCTGCAATCTCCTACTAACTCTCAGTGGTCTCCAGATGTGAGCTCTCAATTCTCCTCGACTCGATAATCTATTCGAATAGTTTAAATTTAACATTACTGTGTTGGTTTTTTAGGAGCTACCAACCACTCCGGTATCTGTACCTGTCGCTTTACCACCGACGAACACTCAGTCACCTCAGCAAACCGCTCCATTTACTGCAATAAACAGCGCGACGACATCGTACGTCGTTCCACAACAACCTACACCTCAGGCATCTCAATTACCACATCAAAATATATCTGAACTTCAGTTACCACCTGTATTTATTTTACCACCAGACGAGCCCCCGTTCCCTTCGGAAAAGCGATCGTCTAATTTGGCCTATAGCTACGATTGGACTGCGCAATTGACTGATCCGTATTTTAAAGCTGCTCCTACCTCTTGTTTTAAACACGTATGATATTTTATCAGGCCTAATGAATTCTATGCGATTTTTCCGTCTGTATTAATGAGTTCGTGTTGTTGATTTAGGCACCTATGGCTGATTATTGGGATATCGACGTTGGTTTGAAAGTCGAAGTTGAGAATACCGATAGTTACGATTACTCTGAAGAATTTCCCAATTCGTTTTGGATTGCTTCTGTCCTACGTGTTGAAGGTAATAGATACTAAAATGATAGATTTAACCGAAGTAAGATGATTCTTTGGTGCTaatgtgtgtgtatttttctCTTCTGACAGGATACAAAGCCCTTCTCAGATACGAAGGTTTTATTAGCGATGGGAGCAAAGACTTTTGGGTGAATTTATGCTCGTCTTCCGTTCATCCTATTGGCTGGAGCGCTCTTCGAGGGAAACCATTGATACCTCCTAAATGTAAGCTAAGCTGTAATAGTGAAGtgcttcttatttttttgtgtgttgcccgggggggggggatgattTGAAATCTGACTCGATTCTCTCGATTaaagtccaaaaattgccagGAAAACGTCGAATTTAGTATCTGATCTGTCTATTACTTACTCCTcgaggaattaattttttccaccatttcaacttcgaatgtgcaattgtgcataatacaatttccaagaaaaaggagaatttttcaatatcaatttgtgaagaaattattcaaaatttactcaataaTTTTCAGGAGCTctttgaaagttgagctttttgatgataatttgaatttgaaaattatacctagaaataggcactgaGGGATTTGAAAgctttaatttttcgaaaaactcgattttaatttttttgaaagtgtgtTTGGAGGAGTCTAAGATCtcttgcaaaatatttcaagagaATTAAAAAACTCTTTTCGACTGAAAATTATAcctagaaataggcactgaGGGATTTGAAAgctttaatttttcgaaaaactcgattttaatttttttgaaagtgtgtTTGGAGGAGTCTAAGATCtcttgcaaaatatttcaagagaATTAAAAAACTCTTTTCGACGCCAATTTCACTTATAATGATTATTTGTTCAAGTGCAGTATTTGAAATTGTACTTGTTTTATGATAAGCCTGTTTTGATGTTGaccttggaatttttcactcgagAAATGCGGAAAAATGggtgtttttttgttgatttactTTCGTTTTTATGAAATAATCGTACATTAGGAAGAATTTTCGGGAAAATACcccacattttgatttttcatgcttaaaaatttagttctgcaccccccccccttccctcaCGGTAAAATCCTGGCTACGTTGTCATTTTtcttccaccccctcccctccccttcccaaTGTAGAGTTCCCTAGTTGGAAAAAATCTAggaatttgaaataattgaaatcgattaacattttttgaaaatttcccatttctgtgtcaaattttttttgagtaacccactttgaaaaaagtagagTTCTTCttcataaacttgaaaaaaaaatttttaaatataaaaaaaaatgaaaactgaagttgatgaaacatttttttttaaatttctagtcAAAAACCTTTCGAATGACCCTCTTTCAAAGGAAAAACCTCCCACAGTGCCGCTATAGAagttctcaaagttgaaaaaaaatcaaaataattaaataaatataatcgaaaatttttttttgaaaaaaaaaaaacttcaatctGTGCCAGAACTCTTTTGAATGGCCCTTTTTTCAATGAGGAACCTACCTCCCCCTCCAGAAATGTTGGTCAGTCCAACTCATCAAATTATGACGACTTGATCTTGGACTCTTCATCCTAGGATGACAAAGGAGAGCATAAACTATTAAATAAGGCTTTTATGATGAAGATACACCAAATCCAAACTCCAAAGATaagaatctaaaaatttgaaactctaaatttcttttatttttctgcccctttttgaaaatacccAAGTTCCACTGTTTCATTGTGGGAGGTGGAGAGGgggatcaaaattattgaattgtttttttctgataaaaatgaatcaagttCAAGTATTAGATTGTACGTAAATAtgtcagaaaattttgattttttaaaaatattttttatcgttcACATGTTGTTTATTGGGAGAGGAGGGGCTAAAATTGGTTTGAGTGAACAAACTAAAGGTATTAAAACCAgaaagttttcgattttgaattttttttgattttgctcaCATTACAACACTTTTGAGacaatcagtttaaaaaaacagccatttttcgcctttaaaatttgcaaaatgaatcATGATGCTACTGaagtggatatttttttttcaaatctcaaagACTTTGCTTGCATTttgagtacatttttttgtttcttttgcaGCTATTAAAGATAAGTATTCGAATTGGAAGGAGTTCTTGAAACGCCGTCTCACCGGAGCCCGAACCTTGCCTTCGAATTTCTACTCCAAAGTACACGAGAGTATGAAATCTCGATTCAGATGTGATTTAACAGTCGAGGTGGTCGATAAAGATCGTATTTCTCAGGTCAAAGTAGCCACTATCGATAAAATAGTCGGTAAACGGCTTCAATTACGGTATTACGATTCGAAACCGAGCGTAGCCGATGGTAAGTTGAGAAATTCCTCTAAAAATTCATATCCTCaggttattttttaattgattttgtttttttctgcgCAGTATTTTGGTGCCATGAAGATTCGCCTTTGATCCATCCAGTCGGTTGGGCTAAACGGATAGGTCAACGGTTAGATTGCTCACCAGAGTACCGAGATCGTATAATGAAAGGGTTGAGAGAGAAAGACGACTCGACTGCTGATTTATTCGCCATACCTGAACGGTTTCCATTACCAGCGAATTGCTTTTTCCGTAAAGGGATGAAATTGGAAGCTATAGATCCGTTGAATTTGGCCGATATTTGCGTAGCTACCATCATGGAAGTGAGTATTATTctcctgtgttttttttttcaatttataagaTGAAGTTTCACGTACGTTTACTTTTTTTCGTAGGTGCTTAACGAAGGATATTTGATGATTTGTGTCGATTTCTGGAACGATCAGCATCCGTCGACCGAAGACTGGTTCTGTTATCATATGACCTCGCCTTGTATATTCCCAGCTGGTTTTTGCGCTTCGAACGATATCCCTTTGACACCTCCGAAAGATTATAATAAATCCGATTTTGACTGGAATCGATACCTACAAGAAACCGGTTGCATTGCTGCGCCTGCTCAATTGTTTAATCaggtttgtgtgtttttttttccttcgaacTGATAAGGCTAGAGTCAACAACATATTGTGTACATATTTCTAATACGTTTGTTTTATCTAACAGGACATACCAGACCACGGACTCGAAGTCGGTATGAAGTTAGAATCGGCCGATTTAATGAATCCTCGACTCGTATGTGTTGCTACAATCGTGCGCGTCGTCGGCAGACTGCTACGTGTACACTTTGACGGATGGGAGAAGGAATTCGATCAATGGGTAGATTGTAACAGTTGCGACATTTATCCAGTCGGTTGGTGTGAATTAGTATCCCATAAATTGGAACCACCGTTCAGCGAAGCTAAACCGTTACCATGTGGTGAGTAGGATTTCTCTAGTCTCGTATCGACTCAAGTGTTCGAAACGATAATCGGGTCGTTACTCGCGCATACGCTGTTCCCTAGAAAAGCATTAATTCTTAAACAGATGTCTGGCTGTATTGTTTCGTTTAGAAACGAGTACATTTTTACGAATTAATGTGTAAATTATTATTCCCTCTGCTGCGTTCTCACAGTGAGACAATTTCGATGGTTTGAATAATTTACCGTGCTTGTTTTTTGATTCGTGCAGGTAACCGAACGGGAGGATCTCGTAAACGACGCGGTAAAGCTACGGGTAATACGCCGACGAAAACACCTCAGTTAACCGAAGAGCTGAAAATCAGCGAGTTTAGAACGATGAGAGCGGAAGAATTCGAGAATTTGCCTGACCATGGATCTGAAAGCTTTAATGTACCACCTCCTGATACTTCTGCGATTGATAAGGTAAGTTGAGGCAGTTAGATCGGGTTTTCTGTACTTTCACGATGAATGgaataatgaataatgaatgaataatttttttcgcagcAGAAGAGACCGTACCAGCAGGAGTGGATATCGAATGCGCAAACATCGAGTCAACAGAACGTCTCGCCATCGACGGCTAAAAATACCAAGAGTACCATTTTAGTGGTAAGGAATTTGTTTTCAGTGATTATGATCCAGCAAAATGGCAATAGGGGTATCTGCATACCACGTCGCCGCTCCGCCCTGATTCTCGGGGGAAAAAGTTGGATTTACTAACAAAACGGCTACAAATCTTTTTAAACCGAACAATGCTAGATCGATTGAGCATGCAATAATAtttcatcagccaaaatttcaggccccaggtgcatttttcgattttcggtgaatttatA
The sequence above is a segment of the Planococcus citri chromosome 3, ihPlaCitr1.1, whole genome shotgun sequence genome. Coding sequences within it:
- the Sfmbt gene encoding polycomb protein Sfmbt isoform X4, producing the protein MVWMGDMLLQNESGDLMMEQATDAGFFVDASSQSLAEEGCRTQMGMEGFMMLEDLDDSRWYVNGMPEEMMLDGDASNPSSKVVNTSTQTGISNAPPGSRKIKPVKHPGLKLQTPIAYQRDTDLNVIPIQKDGRAVCKKCGAIGVKHAFYTRERRYCSLACARGSDDNDAGTQNDTGSQEMLQSPTNSQWSPDELPTTPVSVPVALPPTNTQSPQQTAPFTAINSATTSYVVPQQPTPQASQLPHQNISELQLPPVFILPPDEPPFPSEKRSSNLAYSYDWTAQLTDPYFKAAPTSCFKHAPMADYWDIDVGLKVEVENTDSYDYSEEFPNSFWIASVLRVEGYKALLRYEGFISDGSKDFWVNLCSSSVHPIGWSALRGKPLIPPKSIKDKYSNWKEFLKRRLTGARTLPSNFYSKVHESMKSRFRCDLTVEVVDKDRISQVKVATIDKIVGKRLQLRYYDSKPSVADVFWCHEDSPLIHPVGWAKRIGQRLDCSPEYRDRIMKGLREKDDSTADLFAIPERFPLPANCFFRKGMKLEAIDPLNLADICVATIMEVLNEGYLMICVDFWNDQHPSTEDWFCYHMTSPCIFPAGFCASNDIPLTPPKDYNKSDFDWNRYLQETGCIAAPAQLFNQDIPDHGLEVGMKLESADLMNPRLVCVATIVRVVGRLLRVHFDGWEKEFDQWVDCNSCDIYPVGWCELVSHKLEPPFSEAKPLPCGNRTGGSRKRRGKATGNTPTKTPQLTEELKISEFRTMRAEEFENLPDHGSESFNVPPPDTSAIDKQKRPYQQEWISNAQTSSQQNVSPSTAKNTKSTILVEQNNCTPGKSKLIPRLSDCKSKAISIRPDTWDVEDVAEFLKTNDCATYCDAFIKKGINGRKLLELSKDEVHSLAGMKVGPSLKIQNLINQLIMKVNPAHMRRNKSSLKTVL